A region from the Vicia villosa cultivar HV-30 ecotype Madison, WI linkage group LG3, Vvil1.0, whole genome shotgun sequence genome encodes:
- the LOC131659439 gene encoding uncharacterized protein LOC131659439 produces the protein MANQRSNEAAIKNLENQVGQLAKQLSEQQPGASFSANTQTNPKEHCKAIVTRSGKEVNSGANIEEEVIVESEEEEVIVENEGEKTLEQMPKYAKFMKDILTKKKRYSEEETILLDARCSAIIQKTLPKKEADSGRVTLPVTIGGHYIGNSLVDLGSSINLIPLSIIKRLGNIEMKPTRMTLQLADKSLTSPYGVAQDMLVKVDKFLSPVDFVVVDMEEDRDVPLILGRPFMKTAWMMIDIDDGLMKVRVQDEEVTFNLFKAMKHPKDKHDTFRVDATDEEIEEVANQVHISSPLERSLIGAYNVLSEIEEKEMEAFLNEFESCGEIDHNEEKVEELNAEKKVEESKIELKMLPSHLKYVFQLH, from the exons atGGCTAATCAAAGGAGTAATGAAGCGGCCATAAAGAATTTAGAAAATCAAGTGGGTCAACTTGCAAAGCAATTGTCCGAGCAACAACCGGGAGCATCCTTTTCCGCCAACACCCAAACCAATccaaaggagcattgcaaagccatTGTTACAAGAAGCGGGAAGGAAGTGAATAGTGGTGCAAATATTGAGGAGGAAGTAATAGTTGAAAGTGAAGAGGAGGAAGTGATAGTTGAAAATGAGGGAGAAAAGA CGTTAgaacaaatgccaaaatatgcaaaGTTCATGAAGGACATTCTCACCAAGAAAAAGAGGTATTCGGAAGAGGAGACTATTCTACTTGATGCTCGTTGTAGTGCCATAATCCAAAAGACACTACCAAAGAAAGAAGCCGATTCGGGACGTGTTACTTTGCCGGTTACAATTGGAGGTCATTACATAGGTAACAGTTTGGTTGATTTGGGCTCAAGCATTAATTTAATTCCGTTGTCTATCATCAAGAGATTGGGAAACATAGAGATGAAGCCAACCCGAATGACTTTGCAACTAGCCGATAAGTCTCTCACCTCTCCTTACGGAGTTGCGCAAGACATGCTAGTCAAAGTGGACAAATTTTTGTCCCCGGTAGATTTTGTGGTAGTTGATATGGAAGAAGACCGTGATGTACCATTGATACTTGGAAGACCTTTCATGAAAACAGCCTGGATGATGATCGACATAGACGATGGTCTTATGAAGGTGAGAGTGCAAGATGAAGAAGTCACTTTCAATCTCTTTAAAGCAATGAAGCATCCCAAGGATAAACATGATACATTTCGAGTCGATGCTACCGACGAGGAGATCGAGGAGGTTGCTAATCAAGTTCACATCTCTAGTCCTTTGGAAAGATCTCTTATAGGAGCATACAATGTCTTATCCGagattgaagaaaaagaaatggaagCATTCTTGAATGAGTTTGAATCTTGTGGGGAGATTGATCATAATGAAGAAAAAGTAGAAGAGTTAAATGCAGAGAAGAAAGTGGAAGAATCAAAAATAGAGTTGAAAATGTTGCCAtctcatttgaagtatgttttTCAACTTCACTAA
- the LOC131662608 gene encoding pre-mRNA-splicing factor ATP-dependent RNA helicase DEAH1-like isoform X2, with amino-acid sequence MASDDNLKTWVSDKLMSLLGYSQPTVVQYMIGLSKQATSPADLMGKLVEFGISTTDTRGFAEEIFSRVPRRLSSLNQYQKQEREAAMLVRKQGTYTILEDDDDIDNDHTDGGDDKSTITTASTSRKPDNRKKRFRKKTEVQDDQDDEVILRKEGERQVKRRTSLDEDSGSESEEERLKDQREKEELVQHMKERDAAGTRKLTEHKLTRKEEEEAIRRSNAAEQDDIHSLRKFSRQEYLKKREEKKLEELRDEIEDEQYLFEGVKISEVEQRDLRHKKELYELIKKRSEEADNVNEYRMPDAYDQEGGVNQEKRFSVAMQRYRDTHAEEKMNPFAEQEAWEEHQIGKATLKYGSKNKKQTSDDYQYVFEDQIDFIKASVMDGDEFDFDEMEDSIEKSKVKSASEALQAERKKLPIYAYRDELLEAVDKYQVLVIVGETGSGKTTQIPQYLHEAGYTKHGMIACTQPRRVAAMSVSARVAQELGVKLGHEVGYSIRFEDCTSDKTILKYMTDGMLLREFLGEPDLASYSVVMVDEAHERTLSTDILFGLVKDISRFRPDLKLLISSATLDAEKFSDYFDSAPIFKIPGRRYPVEIHFTKAPEADYLDAAIVTSLQIHVTQPPGDILIFLTGQEEIETAEEILKHRTRGLGTKIAELIICPIYANLPTELQAKIFEPTPEGARKVVLATNIAETSLTIDGIKYVIDPGFVKMKSYNPKTGMESLLVSPISKASAMQRAGRSGRTGPGKCFRLYTAYNYQNDLDDNTVPEIQRTNLANVVLTLKSLGIHDLLHFDFMDPPPAEALLKALELLFALSALNKLGELTKVGRRMAEFPVDPMLSKMIVVSEKYKCSEDIISIAAMLSIGNSIFYRPKDKQVHADNARLNFHTGNVGDHIALLKVYNSWKETNYSTQWCYENYIQVRSMKRARDIRDQLAGLLERVEIELTTNSNDLDAIKKSITSGFFPHSAKLQKNGTYRTVKHAQTVHIHPSSGLAQVLPRWAVYHELVLTTKEYMRQITELKPEWLVEIAPHYYQLKDVEDTSSKKMPRGEGRA; translated from the exons ATGGCGAGTGATGACAATCTAAAGACATGGGTATCAGACAAATTGATGTCACTACTTGGATATTCTCAGCCCACAGTTGTACAATACATGATTGGACTAT CCAAGCAAGCTACTTCACCAGCTGATTTAATGGGAAAGCTAGTGGAGTTTGGGATCTCAACAACTGACACTCGTGGGTTTGCGGAAGAAATTTTCTCAAGAGTTCCTCGTAGATTGTCCAGCTTAAAT CAATATCAAAAACAAGAGAGAGAAGCTGCGATGTTGGTGAGAAAGCAGGGGACCTACACAATTttagaggatgatgatgatatcGACAATGACCATACTGATGGCGGTGACGATAAATCGACTATAACTACTGCTTCTACATCAAGAAAGCCAGACAATCGTAAAAAACGTTTCAGGAAAAAAACTGAAGTTCAAGATGATCAGGATGATGAG GTGATTTTAAGGAAAGAAGGGGAAAGACAAGTTAAGAGAAGAActtcccttgatgaagatagtGGTTCAGAG TCAGAAGAAGAAAGATTGAAAGATCAAAGAGAGAAGGAGGAATTAGTGCAGCATATGAAAGAAAGAGATGCTGCAGGAACACGGAAG TTGACTGAACACAAATTGACCCGAAAGGAGGAAG AAGAAGCAATTCGAAGATCTAATGCTGCTGAACAGGATGATATTCATTCTTTAAG AAAGTTTTCAAGGCAAGAATACCTGAAGAAAAGGGAGGAAAAGAAATTAGAAGAACTGAG AGATGAAATAGAAGATGAGCAATATCTTTTTGAAGGTGTGAAGATTTCAGAAGTGGAACAGCGTGACCTAAG GCACAAGAAAGAGTTATATGAACTTATAAAGAAGCGGTCGGAGGAGGCTGACAATGTGAATGAG TATAGAATGCCGGATGCTTATGATCAGGAAGGTGGTGTTAATCAAGAAAAGAGATTTTCTGTGGCCATGCAGCGTTACAG GGATACACATGCTGAGGAAAAGATGAATCCATTTGCTGAACAAGAAGCATGGGAGGAACATCAGATTG GAAAAGCAACACTGAAGTATGgttccaaaaataaaaaacaaacatctGATGATTACCA GTACGTGTTCGAGGACCAAATTGATTTTATCAAGGCATCAGTGATGGATGGAGATGAG TTTGATTTTGATGAGATGGAAGATTCAATTGAAAAGTCCAAAGTAAAGTCAGCATCGGAGGCACTTCAG GCGGAGAGGAAAAAATTACCCATTTATGCTTATCGGGATGAATTGCTCGAAGCTGTTGATAAATATCAG GTGCTTGTAATTGTGGGTGAAACCGGTTCTGGAAAGACTACACAAATTCCTCAATATCTTCATGAAGCTGGTTATACAAAACATGGAATG ATTGCATGTACTCAGCCACGTCGTGTTGCTGCTATGAGTGTGTCTGCTCGAGTTGCTCAAGAATTAGGTGTTAAACTAGGACATGAG GTTGGGTACTCCATCCGTTTTGAGGATTGCACATCGGACAAGACTATTCTCAAATATATGACTGATGGAATGTTGCTGAGAGAATTTCTTGGTGAGCCTGATCTGGCAAGTTATAG TGTTGTGATGGTGGACGAGGCTCATGAAAGAACTCTCTCAACTGATATTTTGTTTGGATTAGTCAAG GATATTTCTCGCTTCCGGCCTGATCTCAAGTTGCTGATATCAAGTGCTACACTTGATGCAGAAAAGTTCAGTGATTACTTCGACTCTGCTCCCATATTCAAAATTCCAGGGAGAAGGTATCCGGTTGAAATACACTTTACCAAAGCCCCGGAAGCTGATTACTTAGATGCTGCCATTGTCACGTCACTTCAAATCCATGTTACTCAACCTCCTGGAGATATACTGATATTTCTTACTGGTCAAGAAGAAATTGAAACGGCTGAAGAAATCTTGAAGCACCGAACTAGAGGTTTAGGGACTAAAATTGCCGAATTAATTATATGTCCTATATATGCCAACCTACCAACTGAACTACAAGCAAAAATATTTGAACCAACTCCTGAAGGGGCACGAAAGGTTGTCCTTGCCACCAATATTGCAGAAACATCATTGACAATTGATGGAATAAAGTATGTCATTGATCCAGGATTTGTAAAAATGAAAAGTTATAATCCAAAGACAGGAATGGAGTCTTTACTTGTGTCTCCCATCTCTAAAGCCTCAGCAATGCAACGAGCTGGTCGATCTGGAAGAACAGGTCCTGGGAAGTGCTTCCGGTTATATACCGCATACAACTATCAAAATGATTTAGACGACAACACGGTACCTGAAATTCAGCGGACAAACCTCGCAAATGTGGTCCTGACTTTAAAAAGTCTTGGTATTCATGACTTGTTGCACTTTGATTTTATGGACCCCCCACCTGCTGAAGCCTTATTGAAAGCCCTGGAACTTCTATTTGCTCTGAGTGCTTTAAATAAGCTTGGCGAGTTAACTAAGGTAGGGAGACGGATGGCTGAGTTCCCAGTTGATCCTATGTTGTCAAAAATGATAGTCGTTTCAGAAAAATACAAGTGTTCAGAAGACATCATTTCCATTGCTGCTATGCTTTCTATTGGAAACTCAATATTTTACCGTCCAAAGGATAAACAAGTTCATGCAGACAATGCGAGGCTGAATTTTCACACTGGAAATGTTGGAGACCATATTGCATTGCTAAAG gTCTacaattcttggaaagaaaccAATTATTCAACCCAGTGGTGTTATGAAAATTATATTCAG GTAAGGAGTATGAAACGGGCAAGAGATATCCGTGATCAACTAGCAGGTTTACTAGAGAGGGTTGAGATCGAGCTCACAACAAATTCTAATGATTTAGATGCCATCAAGAAATCTATAACATCAG GATTTTTCCCACACTCGGCAAAATTGCAAAAAAATGGAACATATCGGACAGTTAAACATGCACAGACTGTTCACATACATCCTAGTTCCGGATTGGCACAG GTTCTTCCAAGATGGGCTGTGTACCACGAACTAGTTCTCACAACCAAGGAGTATATGAGACAG ATCACGGAGTTAAAACCAGAGTGGTTGGTGGAGATAGCCCCCCACTATTACCAGCTTAAGGATGTTGAAGACA CGAGTTCAAAGAAAATGCCTCGAGGAGAAGGACGCGCATAG
- the LOC131662608 gene encoding pre-mRNA-splicing factor ATP-dependent RNA helicase DEAH1-like isoform X1 yields the protein MLMVILRKEGERQVKRRTSLDEDSGSESEEERLKDQREKEELVQHMKERDAAGTRKLTEHKLTRKEEEEAIRRSNAAEQDDIHSLRKFSRQEYLKKREEKKLEELRDEIEDEQYLFEGVKISEVEQRDLRHKKELYELIKKRSEEADNVNEYRMPDAYDQEGGVNQEKRFSVAMQRYRDTHAEEKMNPFAEQEAWEEHQIGKATLKYGSKNKKQTSDDYQYVFEDQIDFIKASVMDGDEFDFDEMEDSIEKSKVKSASEALQAERKKLPIYAYRDELLEAVDKYQVLVIVGETGSGKTTQIPQYLHEAGYTKHGMIACTQPRRVAAMSVSARVAQELGVKLGHEVGYSIRFEDCTSDKTILKYMTDGMLLREFLGEPDLASYSVVMVDEAHERTLSTDILFGLVKDISRFRPDLKLLISSATLDAEKFSDYFDSAPIFKIPGRRYPVEIHFTKAPEADYLDAAIVTSLQIHVTQPPGDILIFLTGQEEIETAEEILKHRTRGLGTKIAELIICPIYANLPTELQAKIFEPTPEGARKVVLATNIAETSLTIDGIKYVIDPGFVKMKSYNPKTGMESLLVSPISKASAMQRAGRSGRTGPGKCFRLYTAYNYQNDLDDNTVPEIQRTNLANVVLTLKSLGIHDLLHFDFMDPPPAEALLKALELLFALSALNKLGELTKVGRRMAEFPVDPMLSKMIVVSEKYKCSEDIISIAAMLSIGNSIFYRPKDKQVHADNARLNFHTGNVGDHIALLKVYNSWKETNYSTQWCYENYIQVRSMKRARDIRDQLAGLLERVEIELTTNSNDLDAIKKSITSGFFPHSAKLQKNGTYRTVKHAQTVHIHPSSGLAQVLPRWAVYHELVLTTKEYMRQITELKPEWLVEIAPHYYQLKDVEDTSSKKMPRGEGRA from the exons ATGCTCATG GTGATTTTAAGGAAAGAAGGGGAAAGACAAGTTAAGAGAAGAActtcccttgatgaagatagtGGTTCAGAG TCAGAAGAAGAAAGATTGAAAGATCAAAGAGAGAAGGAGGAATTAGTGCAGCATATGAAAGAAAGAGATGCTGCAGGAACACGGAAG TTGACTGAACACAAATTGACCCGAAAGGAGGAAG AAGAAGCAATTCGAAGATCTAATGCTGCTGAACAGGATGATATTCATTCTTTAAG AAAGTTTTCAAGGCAAGAATACCTGAAGAAAAGGGAGGAAAAGAAATTAGAAGAACTGAG AGATGAAATAGAAGATGAGCAATATCTTTTTGAAGGTGTGAAGATTTCAGAAGTGGAACAGCGTGACCTAAG GCACAAGAAAGAGTTATATGAACTTATAAAGAAGCGGTCGGAGGAGGCTGACAATGTGAATGAG TATAGAATGCCGGATGCTTATGATCAGGAAGGTGGTGTTAATCAAGAAAAGAGATTTTCTGTGGCCATGCAGCGTTACAG GGATACACATGCTGAGGAAAAGATGAATCCATTTGCTGAACAAGAAGCATGGGAGGAACATCAGATTG GAAAAGCAACACTGAAGTATGgttccaaaaataaaaaacaaacatctGATGATTACCA GTACGTGTTCGAGGACCAAATTGATTTTATCAAGGCATCAGTGATGGATGGAGATGAG TTTGATTTTGATGAGATGGAAGATTCAATTGAAAAGTCCAAAGTAAAGTCAGCATCGGAGGCACTTCAG GCGGAGAGGAAAAAATTACCCATTTATGCTTATCGGGATGAATTGCTCGAAGCTGTTGATAAATATCAG GTGCTTGTAATTGTGGGTGAAACCGGTTCTGGAAAGACTACACAAATTCCTCAATATCTTCATGAAGCTGGTTATACAAAACATGGAATG ATTGCATGTACTCAGCCACGTCGTGTTGCTGCTATGAGTGTGTCTGCTCGAGTTGCTCAAGAATTAGGTGTTAAACTAGGACATGAG GTTGGGTACTCCATCCGTTTTGAGGATTGCACATCGGACAAGACTATTCTCAAATATATGACTGATGGAATGTTGCTGAGAGAATTTCTTGGTGAGCCTGATCTGGCAAGTTATAG TGTTGTGATGGTGGACGAGGCTCATGAAAGAACTCTCTCAACTGATATTTTGTTTGGATTAGTCAAG GATATTTCTCGCTTCCGGCCTGATCTCAAGTTGCTGATATCAAGTGCTACACTTGATGCAGAAAAGTTCAGTGATTACTTCGACTCTGCTCCCATATTCAAAATTCCAGGGAGAAGGTATCCGGTTGAAATACACTTTACCAAAGCCCCGGAAGCTGATTACTTAGATGCTGCCATTGTCACGTCACTTCAAATCCATGTTACTCAACCTCCTGGAGATATACTGATATTTCTTACTGGTCAAGAAGAAATTGAAACGGCTGAAGAAATCTTGAAGCACCGAACTAGAGGTTTAGGGACTAAAATTGCCGAATTAATTATATGTCCTATATATGCCAACCTACCAACTGAACTACAAGCAAAAATATTTGAACCAACTCCTGAAGGGGCACGAAAGGTTGTCCTTGCCACCAATATTGCAGAAACATCATTGACAATTGATGGAATAAAGTATGTCATTGATCCAGGATTTGTAAAAATGAAAAGTTATAATCCAAAGACAGGAATGGAGTCTTTACTTGTGTCTCCCATCTCTAAAGCCTCAGCAATGCAACGAGCTGGTCGATCTGGAAGAACAGGTCCTGGGAAGTGCTTCCGGTTATATACCGCATACAACTATCAAAATGATTTAGACGACAACACGGTACCTGAAATTCAGCGGACAAACCTCGCAAATGTGGTCCTGACTTTAAAAAGTCTTGGTATTCATGACTTGTTGCACTTTGATTTTATGGACCCCCCACCTGCTGAAGCCTTATTGAAAGCCCTGGAACTTCTATTTGCTCTGAGTGCTTTAAATAAGCTTGGCGAGTTAACTAAGGTAGGGAGACGGATGGCTGAGTTCCCAGTTGATCCTATGTTGTCAAAAATGATAGTCGTTTCAGAAAAATACAAGTGTTCAGAAGACATCATTTCCATTGCTGCTATGCTTTCTATTGGAAACTCAATATTTTACCGTCCAAAGGATAAACAAGTTCATGCAGACAATGCGAGGCTGAATTTTCACACTGGAAATGTTGGAGACCATATTGCATTGCTAAAG gTCTacaattcttggaaagaaaccAATTATTCAACCCAGTGGTGTTATGAAAATTATATTCAG GTAAGGAGTATGAAACGGGCAAGAGATATCCGTGATCAACTAGCAGGTTTACTAGAGAGGGTTGAGATCGAGCTCACAACAAATTCTAATGATTTAGATGCCATCAAGAAATCTATAACATCAG GATTTTTCCCACACTCGGCAAAATTGCAAAAAAATGGAACATATCGGACAGTTAAACATGCACAGACTGTTCACATACATCCTAGTTCCGGATTGGCACAG GTTCTTCCAAGATGGGCTGTGTACCACGAACTAGTTCTCACAACCAAGGAGTATATGAGACAG ATCACGGAGTTAAAACCAGAGTGGTTGGTGGAGATAGCCCCCCACTATTACCAGCTTAAGGATGTTGAAGACA CGAGTTCAAAGAAAATGCCTCGAGGAGAAGGACGCGCATAG